In a single window of the Candidatus Celerinatantimonas neptuna genome:
- the hldE gene encoding Bifunctional protein HldE, with amino-acid sequence MQVNLPEYANFRILVVGDVMLDRYWHGSTARISPEAPVPVVNVKRNEERPGGAANVALNVVALGAKSTLLGMVGEDEAADALNGQLQNVGVDCELVPYANYPTITKLRVMSRHQQLIRLDFEEGFHQVDAKPLLDRFKEQLDSHQVVVLSDYNKGALAQVQSLIQAARSVGTPVLVDPKGSHFEKYRGATILTPNFGEFEAVVGACKDEEEIEQKGLQLIEQLELAALLVTRSEHGMTLLEPGKPPLHLPAQAKEVFDVTGAGDTVIATLGASLAAGQSLAQSCALANAAASIVVGKLGTSTVNAQELAKLIYGGHDSGYGVMSPEQLKEAIDIAKSRGEKVVMTNGCFDILHAGHVSYLTHARSLGDRLIVAVNDDASVSRLKGEGRPVNPLERRMAVLAGLAAVDWVVSFSEDTPQKLIARMLPDLLVKGGDYQVNEIAGHQEVLANGGQVKVLNFEDGCSTTAIIESIQKNQKK; translated from the coding sequence ATGCAAGTCAATCTTCCCGAATATGCAAATTTTCGAATTCTGGTTGTTGGTGATGTCATGTTGGATCGTTATTGGCACGGTTCTACTGCAAGAATATCACCCGAAGCACCTGTTCCAGTCGTTAATGTAAAGCGAAATGAAGAACGCCCCGGTGGCGCTGCCAACGTCGCATTGAACGTCGTTGCCCTTGGCGCAAAATCCACCTTACTTGGAATGGTAGGGGAAGATGAAGCTGCGGATGCTTTAAATGGGCAGCTACAGAATGTTGGTGTCGATTGTGAGCTTGTGCCTTATGCCAATTATCCAACGATTACTAAATTACGTGTTATGAGTCGTCATCAGCAGCTGATCCGGCTTGATTTTGAGGAAGGTTTTCACCAAGTTGATGCGAAACCTCTGCTTGATCGGTTTAAAGAACAACTTGATTCGCATCAGGTAGTTGTTCTGTCTGACTACAATAAAGGTGCTTTAGCTCAAGTTCAGTCTTTGATTCAGGCAGCTCGTTCTGTAGGTACGCCTGTTCTGGTTGACCCGAAAGGAAGTCATTTTGAAAAGTATCGCGGGGCAACCATACTGACTCCAAATTTTGGCGAATTTGAAGCGGTTGTCGGAGCCTGTAAAGATGAGGAAGAAATAGAGCAAAAAGGTCTTCAGTTGATTGAGCAACTTGAATTAGCCGCATTATTGGTGACACGCAGTGAGCATGGCATGACACTGTTGGAGCCAGGTAAGCCACCGCTACATTTACCCGCGCAGGCAAAAGAGGTTTTTGATGTGACCGGGGCCGGTGATACGGTGATTGCAACACTTGGGGCAAGCCTTGCCGCAGGCCAGAGTCTTGCGCAAAGTTGTGCATTAGCGAATGCCGCAGCGAGTATTGTCGTTGGTAAATTGGGAACATCGACAGTAAATGCACAAGAGTTAGCTAAATTGATCTATGGTGGCCATGATAGCGGATATGGTGTGATGTCCCCGGAACAGCTTAAAGAAGCCATTGATATTGCAAAGAGCCGGGGCGAGAAAGTTGTGATGACAAACGGGTGCTTTGATATTCTTCATGCCGGGCATGTTTCTTATCTGACACATGCTCGTAGTCTTGGGGATCGGTTGATTGTCGCTGTTAATGATGATGCTTCAGTTAGCCGGTTAAAAGGTGAAGGGCGACCGGTTAATCCTCTGGAGCGGCGAATGGCTGTGTTAGCCGGATTGGCTGCAGTTGATTGGGTGGTGAGTTTTAGTGAAGATACGCCGCAAAAACTGATTGCCAGAATGTTACCAGATTTATTGGTTAAAGGTGGTGATTATCAGGTAAATGAAATAGCTGGTCATCAGGAAGTTCTAGCTAATGGTGGGCAGGTTAAAGTTCTTAATTTTGAGGATGGCTGCTCCACCACTGCCATTATAGAATCGATTCAGAAAAATCAGAAGAAATAG
- the btsS gene encoding Sensor histidine kinase BtsS, with protein sequence MTIMPNGFLVISLIQQMSLFLVIAYLLSKTPLFTPIVHLSQRFSHQIFVYILFSCFCILGTYFGQPVHDAIANTRAIGAVLGGLFGGPLVGFLVGLTGGIHRYQFGGFTDLACAISTTTEGLFAGCIYAVFRHHRRFADELYTPKFVFIVTFIAECLQMLILLMVAKPFNEAFELVKAIAAPMLLANSLGAALFMAMICDRKSIHDKFSRTYSAKALRLAQRILGVLPDLTSDSARQMADILKQETGVSAVAITDKKRVLAFIGEGDDHHLPGTEITSELTKQAINKNKVVFADGVQIRYRCNCIQHCPLTSALIIPLRCAGDVIGTVKLYESKRKLFLTINRTLGEGIARIIEEQLINSRYQQQETLLTQAELKLVRAQIHPHFLFNALNIIAAVIRKDGQQARQLIINLSYFLRTSLKHQESVTIADELNGIRAYLNIEQARFGHRLQIKIDIPNSWMAIKLPSFTLQPLVENAIKHGLSQKLGAGILSIYTHTEHEQNFLVIEDNAGLYHPSPDDSTISKTGLGLHIVDTRLRNHFGSEYSLRISCQNGQFTQVKIPIPGGTDDQRYLG encoded by the coding sequence ATGACCATCATGCCTAATGGATTCTTAGTTATTTCATTAATTCAGCAAATGAGCCTCTTTCTAGTTATTGCCTATTTACTCAGTAAAACCCCATTATTCACGCCCATCGTTCATCTCTCACAACGATTCTCACACCAAATTTTTGTGTATATTCTCTTTTCCTGTTTCTGTATTTTAGGCACTTATTTTGGTCAACCGGTACATGATGCCATTGCTAACACTCGAGCAATTGGTGCTGTTTTAGGGGGACTTTTTGGTGGTCCACTGGTTGGGTTTTTAGTCGGGCTTACCGGTGGAATACATCGTTATCAGTTTGGTGGGTTCACCGATTTAGCCTGCGCAATATCAACAACCACCGAAGGTTTATTTGCAGGATGTATCTATGCAGTCTTTCGTCACCACCGTCGTTTTGCTGATGAACTCTATACTCCCAAATTTGTGTTCATCGTAACCTTCATCGCTGAATGCCTGCAAATGCTCATACTTTTGATGGTTGCCAAGCCATTTAACGAAGCCTTCGAACTTGTCAAAGCAATTGCCGCCCCCATGCTGTTAGCCAACAGCTTAGGAGCGGCTTTATTTATGGCAATGATTTGTGACCGTAAATCAATTCATGACAAATTTAGTCGAACCTACTCAGCAAAGGCTCTTCGACTTGCCCAAAGAATTTTAGGCGTACTCCCTGATCTTACATCTGATAGTGCCAGACAAATGGCCGATATATTAAAACAGGAGACAGGAGTATCAGCCGTTGCCATTACCGATAAAAAAAGAGTCCTTGCATTCATTGGCGAAGGCGACGATCACCATCTACCTGGCACAGAAATCACCTCAGAGCTGACAAAACAAGCTATCAATAAAAATAAAGTCGTATTCGCCGACGGTGTTCAGATACGATATCGATGTAATTGTATCCAACACTGCCCTTTAACCTCTGCGCTTATCATTCCTTTACGGTGTGCCGGTGACGTCATAGGAACGGTTAAATTGTATGAATCAAAACGCAAACTATTTTTAACCATCAACCGGACATTAGGTGAAGGAATCGCCCGTATTATTGAAGAACAATTAATCAACAGTCGTTACCAACAACAGGAAACCTTGTTAACTCAAGCCGAATTAAAATTAGTCCGGGCCCAGATTCATCCCCACTTTCTATTTAATGCCTTAAATATAATTGCTGCCGTTATCCGTAAAGACGGACAACAAGCAAGACAACTGATCATCAATCTATCCTATTTTTTAAGAACCAGTCTGAAACATCAGGAATCGGTCACCATAGCTGATGAGCTAAACGGCATACGAGCTTACCTGAATATTGAACAAGCTCGTTTTGGTCATCGACTCCAAATCAAAATCGATATACCCAATAGTTGGATGGCCATAAAACTTCCCAGTTTTACTCTACAACCATTAGTTGAGAACGCGATCAAACACGGGCTATCCCAAAAATTGGGAGCAGGAATACTCTCGATTTATACCCATACCGAACACGAACAAAATTTTTTAGTTATTGAAGACAACGCTGGTTTGTATCATCCATCCCCTGACGATTCAACAATTTCCAAAACAGGGCTGGGCCTACACATTGTTGATACCCGTCTGCGCAATCATTTTGGCAGCGAATATTCACTTCGTATCAGTTGCCAAAATGGCCAATTCACCCAAGTTAAAATCCCCATTCCCGGAGGCACAGATGATCAACGCTATCTTGGTTGA
- the lpxL gene encoding Lipid A biosynthesis lauroyltransferase — MAISTPPKLTWRAFLPQYWGAWFIIGFLFFLSILPSRLSWSLGRLLGKTAKRLLKSRRHIAKKNLQMCFPDASEQQRKLWLDETFERFGLAIVDTATAWFWPQHRFLKHMDVEGGDYLEHLREQGQTGGILIISMHFYTLEWHARMYGTIDPGVGVYRPNSSPVYEHFQHRARIRCNHYLVDRHDVRGMIKALRKGEALWYAPDHDYGKKASVFAPFFAVPHTSTVTGTSTLARVKGVRPIISYARRHTDKPGYTLVIKPLEGNYPSGDEQTDATLINQHIETAIKEQLPEYMWIHRRFKTRPEDEEYPY; from the coding sequence ATGGCCATCAGTACTCCTCCAAAATTAACGTGGCGAGCTTTTCTTCCCCAGTACTGGGGAGCATGGTTTATCATCGGTTTTTTATTCTTTTTAAGTATATTGCCTTCCCGACTTTCCTGGTCATTAGGACGATTACTCGGAAAAACAGCTAAACGTCTACTCAAATCACGCCGACATATTGCCAAAAAAAATCTGCAAATGTGCTTTCCCGATGCAAGTGAACAACAGCGCAAGCTATGGTTAGATGAAACATTCGAGCGCTTCGGATTAGCCATAGTTGATACCGCAACAGCCTGGTTCTGGCCACAACACCGTTTTCTCAAACATATGGATGTTGAGGGAGGAGATTATCTGGAGCACCTGAGAGAACAGGGCCAGACAGGAGGGATCCTCATCATCAGTATGCACTTTTATACGCTCGAATGGCACGCAAGAATGTACGGGACGATCGACCCTGGTGTCGGAGTATATCGTCCCAATAGCAGCCCGGTATATGAACATTTCCAGCACAGGGCACGAATACGCTGTAATCATTATCTGGTTGACCGACACGATGTCCGAGGAATGATTAAAGCGCTGCGCAAAGGCGAAGCCCTCTGGTATGCCCCTGATCATGATTATGGGAAAAAGGCGTCTGTTTTTGCCCCATTTTTCGCAGTCCCTCATACTTCAACAGTTACAGGGACATCAACACTCGCCCGTGTCAAAGGGGTTCGACCGATCATCAGTTATGCCAGACGCCATACTGACAAACCTGGTTATACGCTGGTAATCAAACCTCTGGAGGGAAATTATCCAAGTGGTGACGAGCAGACTGATGCAACTTTAATCAATCAACATATTGAAACAGCCATCAAAGAACAATTACCCGAATATATGTGGATCCATCGGCGATTTAAAACACGTCCGGAAGATGAAGAATACCCTTATTAA
- the aroF gene encoding Phospho-2-dehydro-3-deoxyheptonate aldolase, Tyr-sensitive has product MQTDLINDKHIHSEQVMITPAELRAKLPLSEEAEQFVLDSRQTIADICHKRDPRFLVISGPCSIHDMDAAKDYARRLKALHDRYRDKLFIVMRVYFEKPRTTVGWKGFINDPHMDNSFDIETGMHKARELLTWIAELGLPAATEALDPISPQYLNELFSWSAIGARTTESQTHREMASGLSMPVGFKNGTDGNLQTAINAMRSASAPHRFMGINAQGQVSLLQTHGNPDGHVILRGGKQPNYDSVNVALAEESMREAGLEPCMIVDCSHGNSNKNHRLQPLVAWNVVNQIQEGNRSIIGLMIESNINEGNQSSEQPVCDLKYGVSVTDACIDWQTTEKVLFEMYHALTGHLSKRLEPFDE; this is encoded by the coding sequence ATGCAAACCGATTTGATCAACGATAAACATATCCATTCCGAGCAGGTCATGATTACGCCTGCTGAACTGCGAGCCAAGTTGCCATTATCAGAAGAAGCTGAACAGTTTGTCCTGGATTCAAGACAGACTATTGCCGATATCTGCCATAAGCGTGATCCACGTTTTTTAGTAATTAGTGGACCCTGTTCCATTCATGATATGGATGCAGCTAAAGATTATGCCAGACGACTTAAAGCTCTGCATGATCGATACCGGGATAAATTATTTATCGTGATGCGGGTTTATTTTGAAAAGCCGCGGACGACAGTCGGTTGGAAAGGTTTCATTAATGATCCTCATATGGACAATAGTTTTGATATTGAAACTGGCATGCATAAAGCGCGTGAGTTATTGACATGGATTGCCGAGTTAGGGCTTCCTGCTGCAACTGAAGCGTTAGATCCGATTAGTCCTCAATATCTTAATGAGTTATTCAGTTGGTCTGCTATTGGTGCAAGAACAACTGAATCGCAGACTCACCGGGAAATGGCCAGTGGTTTATCAATGCCTGTTGGATTTAAAAATGGAACCGATGGCAATTTGCAAACCGCAATTAATGCAATGCGCTCAGCTTCTGCACCGCATCGGTTTATGGGAATTAATGCCCAGGGGCAGGTCTCTTTACTGCAAACCCATGGTAACCCCGACGGTCATGTTATTTTGCGTGGTGGTAAACAGCCTAACTATGATTCAGTGAATGTGGCTTTGGCTGAAGAATCTATGCGCGAAGCGGGTCTTGAACCTTGCATGATTGTTGATTGTAGCCATGGTAATTCAAATAAAAATCATCGATTACAACCATTGGTCGCCTGGAATGTTGTGAATCAGATTCAAGAAGGAAACCGGTCGATTATAGGTTTGATGATTGAGAGCAACATTAATGAAGGAAATCAGTCAAGTGAACAACCGGTGTGTGATTTGAAGTACGGTGTGTCAGTGACCGATGCTTGTATTGACTGGCAAACTACAGAGAAGGTTCTTTTTGAAATGTATCATGCGCTGACAGGCCATTTGAGTAAGCGCCTGGAGCCTTTCGATGAGTGA
- the glnE gene encoding Bifunctional glutamine synthetase adenylyltransferase/adenylyl-removing enzyme produces the protein MQLVHWPDLQKQGARRWQQLLDEHHELSSLEEYSDFVSSMLAASDFIFEQCRRHPDWLIELTLGGCFEEQMTNLLDRSLWERALNNLDETMARSWLRQRRNRILLWIAWFEFSGQIDVRDSIRWLSELADCAVVAGLNWLINQSQALNGLPCDEQGNPIPLCVLAMGKLGGSELNFSSDIDLIFCYPEQGMTQGGRRRIPNQQYFIRLGQQLIQLLGHVSADGFVFRVDMRLRPFGESGPLAVSYAAMEDYYQNHGRDWERYAMVKARCMNDGTQDQALLKLLRPFVYRRYIDFSVVESLRRMKAMILTEVRRKGLTDNIKLGRGGIREIEFIVQALQLIWGGRIPHLQQRSLLDALSVLGKEKILDETSVDILRSSYLFLRHLENLLQQIGDQQIQDLPEDKLNQSRLAWALGEHSWADAYHRIIQVLQKVSRLFDDTFGHPLPEEQEVDGVYDGLWLEEDDEICHKVSSITEPFYQLVRQFRQRSLRRVMGEKGRITLDQLMPGLLQFIAGYSKPEKLAERIFLILEKILTRTAYLQLLLENPGALKQLLRLCDASILVAEQLSNYPLLLDELLDPQTLYQPVDESCYAVQLDEFMLRIEPDDLEQQIEGLRQFKQIQMLKIAAADIADVLPLMKVSDHLTALAEALTTKVVDLAWQQMVVRYGLPSGVIDVNTRQRGFAVIGYGKFGGIELGYGSDLDMVFIHNCQSYAPTDGLKSIDSKQFYLRLAQRIMHLFQTRSSAGVLYEVDMRLRPSGNSGLLVTSLDSFRDYQREQAWTWEHQALVRSRAIDGDLDIIASFNKIRQFILGRFRDEKTLQQEIVDMREKMRIHLDRSDDSMVDLKQAPGGMVDIEFVAQYLVLLYSNQNPELAKWSDNIRIFETAMQVGLLSECDMRTLMSTYIEIRNEGHRQVLQAHSRLVARKKLSDLLSCMKKVEAIWGHFLGI, from the coding sequence TTGCAGTTAGTGCATTGGCCGGATTTACAAAAACAGGGGGCTCGTCGTTGGCAACAACTTTTGGATGAACATCATGAATTATCTTCGTTAGAAGAATATTCTGATTTTGTGTCTTCAATGCTTGCTGCCAGCGATTTTATTTTTGAGCAGTGCAGGCGCCATCCTGACTGGTTGATTGAGTTAACTCTTGGCGGCTGTTTTGAAGAACAGATGACAAATCTGTTGGACCGGTCTTTGTGGGAGCGGGCATTAAATAATCTGGATGAAACTATGGCGCGTAGCTGGTTACGCCAGCGACGCAATCGTATTCTTCTTTGGATAGCCTGGTTTGAATTTTCAGGTCAGATAGATGTTCGAGACAGTATTCGTTGGTTATCAGAGTTAGCTGATTGCGCTGTGGTGGCAGGATTAAACTGGTTAATCAATCAATCTCAGGCTCTCAATGGGCTTCCCTGTGATGAACAGGGCAATCCAATCCCTCTATGTGTTTTGGCTATGGGAAAACTGGGAGGGAGTGAGCTTAATTTTTCTTCAGATATTGATCTTATCTTTTGTTATCCCGAACAGGGAATGACCCAGGGCGGACGGCGAAGAATTCCTAATCAGCAATATTTTATTCGTCTTGGGCAGCAATTGATCCAGCTTCTTGGTCATGTTAGTGCCGATGGGTTTGTGTTTCGGGTTGATATGCGCTTACGCCCTTTTGGCGAATCAGGTCCGTTGGCTGTCAGTTATGCAGCGATGGAGGATTATTATCAGAACCATGGACGTGATTGGGAACGTTATGCGATGGTAAAAGCGCGTTGCATGAATGACGGGACTCAGGATCAGGCTCTTCTTAAATTATTACGTCCTTTTGTTTACCGGCGATATATTGATTTTTCAGTGGTTGAGTCTTTGCGCCGGATGAAGGCGATGATTCTGACAGAAGTTCGAAGAAAAGGTTTAACTGACAACATAAAACTCGGGCGTGGTGGGATCCGGGAGATTGAATTTATTGTTCAGGCATTGCAGCTTATTTGGGGCGGACGAATTCCTCATCTGCAGCAGCGTTCCTTACTTGATGCTCTGAGCGTTCTTGGAAAAGAAAAAATTCTGGATGAAACTTCTGTCGATATACTGCGTTCGAGTTATCTGTTTTTGAGGCATCTGGAAAATCTGCTTCAACAGATTGGTGATCAACAAATTCAGGATCTTCCGGAAGATAAATTGAACCAGAGTCGTCTTGCCTGGGCGCTTGGCGAGCATTCCTGGGCTGATGCATATCATCGAATAATTCAGGTATTACAGAAGGTTAGTCGGTTATTTGATGATACGTTTGGTCATCCTCTGCCAGAAGAGCAAGAAGTTGATGGCGTGTATGACGGACTTTGGCTTGAAGAAGATGACGAGATTTGTCATAAAGTTTCTTCTATTACTGAGCCATTTTATCAATTGGTTCGTCAATTCCGTCAACGATCACTCAGGCGGGTGATGGGAGAGAAAGGCCGGATAACGCTTGATCAGTTGATGCCGGGATTATTGCAATTTATAGCAGGATATTCGAAGCCTGAAAAGCTTGCTGAGCGTATTTTCTTGATACTGGAGAAAATTCTAACCAGAACTGCTTATTTACAGCTTTTATTAGAAAATCCCGGAGCACTGAAACAGTTACTACGTTTGTGTGATGCAAGTATATTGGTGGCTGAACAGCTTAGTAATTACCCGTTGTTATTAGATGAATTATTAGATCCCCAAACGCTCTATCAACCTGTGGACGAGAGTTGTTATGCTGTTCAGCTCGATGAATTTATGTTGCGCATTGAACCCGATGATTTAGAGCAGCAGATTGAAGGTTTGCGTCAATTTAAGCAGATTCAGATGCTTAAGATCGCTGCTGCGGATATTGCAGATGTACTTCCTCTGATGAAAGTGAGTGATCACTTGACTGCCCTGGCTGAAGCTTTAACGACGAAGGTTGTTGATTTAGCCTGGCAGCAGATGGTTGTCCGTTATGGTTTGCCCTCAGGGGTTATTGATGTCAATACGCGTCAACGCGGGTTTGCTGTCATTGGTTATGGCAAATTTGGGGGAATCGAGCTGGGTTATGGTTCCGATCTTGACATGGTTTTTATTCATAACTGCCAGAGTTATGCACCAACTGACGGGCTTAAATCGATTGATAGTAAACAATTTTATTTACGTCTGGCTCAACGTATCATGCATCTGTTTCAAACTCGTAGTAGTGCGGGTGTTTTATATGAAGTTGATATGCGACTTCGGCCATCTGGCAATTCAGGATTATTGGTTACATCGCTGGATTCCTTTCGGGACTATCAGCGCGAACAGGCTTGGACATGGGAGCATCAGGCATTGGTTCGTAGCCGGGCCATCGATGGGGATCTTGATATCATTGCGTCTTTTAATAAGATCCGTCAGTTCATCTTAGGTCGATTTCGTGATGAGAAAACATTACAGCAAGAAATTGTTGATATGAGAGAGAAGATGCGTATTCATCTGGACCGTTCTGATGATTCAATGGTTGACTTAAAGCAGGCCCCGGGAGGTATGGTCGATATTGAATTTGTTGCTCAATATCTGGTGCTTTTGTATAGCAATCAAAATCCGGAATTGGCTAAGTGGTCTGATAATATACGTATTTTTGAGACGGCTATGCAAGTTGGTTTATTGTCTGAATGTGACATGCGGACTTTGATGAGTACGTATATTGAAATTCGTAATGAAGGACACCGTCAGGTTTTGCAGGCACACAGTAGATTAGTTGCACGGAAAAAATTGTCAGATTTATTAAGCTGTATGAAAAAAGTTGAAGCAATCTGGGGACACTTTTTAGGTATATAG
- the btsR gene encoding Transcriptional regulatory protein BtsR, with amino-acid sequence MINAILVDDEPLAREELRILLEQDHRYQIVAEFDNAVHCLSEYMNFNADVLFVDINMPKITGIELLKILTNKPLPKIVLVTAYENYALQAFEDAAFDYLLKPIDEQRLHKTLSRLSQTIQPNKKTTHLSLLPCYNNQQQQWIRCESIEYAFSDLGGIHIFDGNEHHHTQLTLTQLAQELGLIRCHRQYLIHPEAIQAITLISGRGGELTSRSGQKIPVSRRYLKALRELFALSN; translated from the coding sequence ATGATCAACGCTATCTTGGTTGATGATGAACCGTTAGCCCGAGAAGAATTACGAATTCTTTTAGAACAGGATCATCGTTACCAAATCGTCGCCGAATTTGACAATGCAGTTCATTGTCTGAGTGAATACATGAACTTTAATGCCGATGTATTATTTGTCGATATTAATATGCCCAAAATCACAGGGATTGAATTACTCAAAATCCTTACAAATAAGCCTTTGCCTAAAATTGTACTAGTCACCGCCTACGAAAATTATGCTTTGCAAGCCTTCGAAGATGCAGCATTTGACTATCTGCTTAAACCAATTGATGAACAGCGGCTACATAAGACTCTGTCAAGATTATCCCAAACAATTCAACCTAATAAAAAAACCACGCATTTATCGCTCCTCCCCTGTTATAACAACCAACAACAACAATGGATCCGCTGTGAAAGTATCGAATATGCATTTTCAGATCTTGGTGGTATCCATATCTTTGACGGAAACGAGCATCACCATACTCAACTCACATTAACGCAGCTTGCGCAAGAATTAGGATTAATTCGTTGCCACCGGCAATATCTAATCCACCCAGAAGCAATCCAGGCGATTACACTCATTTCTGGAAGAGGAGGTGAATTAACCTCGCGTAGTGGACAAAAAATTCCGGTAAGTCGTCGTTATCTAAAAGCATTACGAGAACTCTTCGCACTATCAAACTAA